The genomic interval TATTGTTCGTAGGTTTAAGCACAAAATAGATCCTTCTTGTAAACCTCACACTGCATGCTACAGCATACTACAGGGCTGTGCTCGAAGTTGTCTGGACACAAAAGCTTATTTGATAATCTGTTCTTTTGGACACATTTGAAGATGTTTTACCAGCCACATTTTAAACATCTGATTGAGGGGAAATGATGAGTTAACACAAGACAACTTGTTTGATAAATGTTTCAGGATTCATGTATCCTCGCCAGTTCAATTCAATTGTATCCACAATAGTCTTGAAAGAAAAGCGGGTTAACCAAATCAGGtaatcacacatacactttcaaGAAATCACTCAAAGTGCTTCCTCTTACCTAGCAACACACCTCTACCAAAACCACTTTTTCCATTATTACACGAAATAAAAACATTCTCCAGATATTGAACCATATGCTACTACTCGCTGACCTAAAGCAGTTGCATAGTAACAGATGGGTCTCTGCTAGAGAAACATTGTTCAGTGTCAATAGTAGGCATGTAATTTTTACAGCTACACAAATGGATTTGATCATGTGATATGTCCCAGATCCCATATAATCTATTCTGGTATAACTGCGTTAAATTACCAGCATGCGCAAGTACATTGAGCACATCTGGCTTTTTCTGTGAAAGTAGCGGAAGTCACATGCTTGAAAACCATGTATGGATGTTTACTATGACGAAATCCCTTTCAGTGTGCTCTAAATATGGAAACAGGAAGTGCGTCCCACAAATCGTGATTTTTCCGTGGGAGGTAGACTGGTTGTCCTGCGGATGTGCCATATATAGGCATTCGAGTCTAGGAGATCAAGTTAAGTGCACAACTGTTAAAGTACAACAATGCAAATGTTACAGCGTCTAAGCCTACTAGTAATTATATTCATTTAACATTTCCATCTCAAAAAACTTCTCGAAGTCGCTGTTTTAAGTAGACTGGCCTTAAAATACCCAGACTGAATGTCCAAGTTATGGTTGTGAATTGGTTGGAGCAGGATATAGGCCTAAGTCTAAGCTAATGAACAGTCGCTGAAATTGGCATTAACAATGCAGAGTCCTATTTATTTTAGTTGCATATCATGATTCTTACCTAGACTACTGCATTTAGCCTACCAGCTTCATTAATGCAGATGGCGTTCCTTGAGGGTTTGACCATGGGTGGAGCTTGGTTGACTATCGCAACCGTGTCACAGAGCGTCATTGTGAGCATAAAAACCCACCCCGTTTCGTCGGAATGTGTTGATCCCAACAGCTGAGGCCCCCGAAAACTTGTTGAAGGGTagacacatcaaaacacacttATCAACATAATATCTGCAATGTCTCAACCACAAAGTGAAACAATGGACGTCACCACCGAGGCCAAGCGGATTATGGTTCAAGCTTTGGGGAAAATGTACACTTTACGCACGCAACGTGGTGGACTTCGCCTTCACCGAAGTTTGTTGATCACGCTTGTAATGAAATCGGCGAGAGACATTTACCACAGCTGCCGCATAGCCAGTGAACAACAAGAACAGCAAGCTAACTTCACTGGAGTCACAACGGAGTTATGTCAAACAGCAGGCACGGACACTTCTTGCGTCCCAGAGAATGACAACTCCTCGCTTGCTTCAAATACACAAGAAACGCAAAACTCAAAGACTAATGTCCAGGGTGACCCACATAACCACGACGCTGAAGGGTCAGAGGACAAGGAAAATCTGAGTACCACCAGACCCGACCGACATTCCAGAAAGCGCCGCGGCAAAGCCGCTGTTGAGCCCGACTTTCTACCATGTAAAAAGGCGAAAATGGAAGCCGAAGCCATCAGGCGGAATTCACACAGCGCGGCGCTTAGGACCTGCTGTGGAATAAATGACTCTTTAACACATATCCCCATGCAGAGGAGCATCGTTAGCTTTTGATGAGGCACAGTGACAGTCGTTAATTTCTAACACTGCGCTTTTTGCGCACGAACAGGGATATCCAAGAGAGGCCAAAGTCCAATGACATGTGGAGACTATCTCGGGACGGAGTACGACGGCGAATCCACGGCTGGGATATTTGGATTTGTCTTGATCCAGTGCCAGATGAGTGAAGGTTTGCGATCAGTGCATCCATCAAGAGTGACCGGAATTCCAGTCAAGAAAGTGTCTCAGAAGAGCTGTCCAGTTACCGTTGACTGATTTCAGTCAGAagagaactatttgtttctacAGTTGTCCATCCAGCCAACACGTTGACTGTTGTAGATACATGTTTTGTCAGTTCACTTGTGTACAGAATGTACTTGACAGTTCTGTATAAATCTGTGTTCATGTGTAGCCTACTCATGTTGTGTGGACAAGGACATTTCACTGGAAGGTGCATCAGTGACTAGAAGTGGTAAAGAATCTCGAACAACACATTCCGATTCCATACGCTACctcatatttatttaataaaacGTTTATTAACAAGATCAGCAGTTTGGTATACTCTTCCTTtccatgtgtgtatttgggcCACTGCAACGTGTGGCAAGTCATTTGAGATTGAGAAAACATGCTGTGAAAAGCTAGCCGTGGTCTGAACAAACAGAGTGGGGGTGGTGACCGGATTGCCTGGGGGCAGGAGTTGTCCGCGGAAGACAGGAAGCAACGGTAATTAGCAAGGGCCGGAAAGAACGCCTGCTGTGTCATCGCTATTCAATTTCACAGTCCTAAACGCTCGAACCGTAATTGCCCATTATATGTGAGAAAAGAACAGTCAAGCTTGTAAAGCGAGCTACCCGGGATCACAATGAAT from Alosa sapidissima isolate fAloSap1 chromosome 3, fAloSap1.pri, whole genome shotgun sequence carries:
- the ier2a gene encoding immediate early response gene 2 protein, giving the protein MSQPQSETMDVTTEAKRIMVQALGKMYTLRTQRGGLRLHRSLLITLVMKSARDIYHSCRIASEQQEQQANFTGVTTELCQTAGTDTSCVPENDNSSLASNTQETQNSKTNVQGDPHNHDAEGSEDKENLSTTRPDRHSRKRRGKAAVEPDFLPCKKAKMEAEAIRRNSHSAALRTCCGINDSLTHIPMQRSIVSF